A genome region from Penicillium psychrofluorescens genome assembly, chromosome: 3 includes the following:
- a CDS encoding uncharacterized protein (ID:PFLUO_005174-T1.cds;~source:funannotate), giving the protein MEPMSEIDDPGAISGDESNDENEKPTAHLQASIRHQTHKIQFQALLENHANHEYTDDTPAVARQDRPDADLSLKDLVARKDGGSGILDPREYQMELFERAKAQNTIAVLDTGTGKTLIAVLLLKHIIQEELVNRANGLPPRISFFLVDSVALVFQQSTVLRNNIDQNVAYLFGAMGTDFWDQPIWDEQLKENMVIVCTADILCHSLHNAFIKMNQINLLVFDEAHHTKKEHAYARIVREFYITADPSKRPKIFGMTASPIDGKGDILTAATRLETLLDSQIATTSKMTLLRQIVKKPKEVLWPYETPQPSHATELLKIMVKQLGDVQILERVFRWALDATSELGPWCADQVWTHVLAEDVLPQLEGRLSKESDLGAQAPENAERDIQRVKETSEFVNLYPFQDPLSPNQLSPKVQLLFNKLADQFAESAHTKCIVFTTQRSTARTLMQLCQKLEIPNIRPGILVGVRKGDILAMRATFRNQFMALLKFRQGELNCLFATSVAEEGLDIPDCNLVVRFDLYNTLIQYVQSRGRARHADSTYAIMMERENEDHRLQLQEAHRAELLMKNFCETLPEDRLLHGYDHDLKSVIQDEMQRTYTIPSTMAKLTYRHAVHILDRYATSLQWENDISAQVSYYVRSVDNKFACEVILPEKSPIRGLVGEPASRKSTAKQAAAFDACLLLRRNNLLDDHFRSIYHRRLPAMRNARLAITSKKTNQYDRICKPSIWAEQIGSVESLLYATVITFDPSEPLARSHGEIILLTRKRLPVFPTFPVYLDNDIETVIRTTCVKSAFSVTLPELECLTAFTLSVFHDLFHKTYEREIEKLPYWIAPVKGNVRAKDISSLPGVIDWDAIKDVQEHQEWHWSADMSPESLLDRFFYDYWDGRCRYFPVAVDHDLRPADPPPSNVPRRSNMKDILNYSSSLSKASRAKFLEGCDWSQPVLQAEKVGLRRNFLDKRTEAEKKETRCCICPQPLMLSAIPLPIVASCFAFPAIISRLESYLVVLEGCQKLGLEISLELALEAFTKDSDSNEEHRDQQIHVERGMGKNYERLELLGDSFLKMATSISLFCQNPEDDEYDYHVNRMCLICNQNLFETATKLQVFKYIRSQSFSRNTWYPPGLQLLRGRSYEKSFKSESHHALANKTIADVCEALIGAAMLSGGGKHRFDEAVKAVGIFVCDETYKSTSWEDYRGLYTPPAYQTKPADGFEVNIASQIFDKVGYKFKYPRLLRSAFTHPSYPQAWAKVPCYQRLEFLGDALLELVCIENLFCRFSNKDEQWLTEHKMAMVSNKFLGTLAVRLGFHRHLQHFSNPIQSQITHFAEEAETAESESEGAVDYWLGIKDPPKCLPDMVEAYLGSIFVDSGFDYTVIETFFQAHIMPYFRDMGIYDTYANNHPTTHLVYQLDKNYRCIDYSIKAGELPTVDREPARMLGAVIVHGESLGTHVASSGGTARTRACAKALEALKGVTVEQFRTRYHCDCRSEEQAKQVQ; this is encoded by the exons ATGGAGCCTATGTCTGAGATCGATGATCCCGGAGCCATCTCGGGGGATGAGTCCAacgacgagaacgagaagcCAACAGCTCATCTCCAGGCTTCCATTCGCCATCAGACACACAAGATCCAGTTTCAGGCCCT ACTTGAAAACCATGCCAACCACGAGTACACAGACGACACCCCTGCTGTTGCTCGGCAAGACCGGCCAGATGCAGATCTGTCCCTCAAGGACCTTGTTGCCAGGAAAGATGGCGGAAGTGGCATTCTGGATCCCCGTGAATACCAGATGGAACTGTTTGAAAGAGCAAAGGCTCAGAACACAATCGCAGTGCTTGATACTG GTACTGGGAAGACTTTGATTGCAGTGCTTCTGCTCAAGCATATCATCCAAGAAGAGCTGGTGAACCGTGCCAATGGACTGCCTCCTCGaatttccttcttcttg GTCGACAGTGTGGCCCTAGTGTTTCAACAGTCAACGGTGCTGCGCAACAACATAGATCAGAATGTGGCCTATCTCTTTGGGGCCATGGGAACAGATTTCTGGGACCAACCGATCTGGGATGAACAGCTCAAAGAGAATATGGTGATAGTATGCACAGCAGATATTCTGTGTCATAGCCTTCACAATGCATTTATCAAAATGAATCAGATCAATCTTTTGGTCTTCGACGAAGCCCACCACACCAAGAAGGAACACGCTTACGCACG AATTGTCCGGGAATTCTACATTACGGCAGACCCCTCAAAGCGGCCGAAGATCTTTGGGATGACGGCATCCCCAATTGATGGCAAAGGCGATATCCTGACAGCAGCAAC GAGGCTTGAGACACTTCTGGATAGCCAGATCGCAACGACGTCGAAAATGACCCTTCTGCGGCAGATCGTCAAGAAACCAAAGGAGGTGTTGTGGCCCTACGAGACACCTCAGCCATCCCATGCAACTGAACTGCTCAAGATTATGGTGAAGCAGCTCGGAGACGTTCAGATTCTCGAACGTGTTTTTCGTTGGGCCTTGGACGCTACCTCAGAGCTTGGACCGTGGTGTGCCGATCAAGTATGGACTCACGTCTTGGCCGAAGACGTGCTGCCTCAGCTCGAAGGACGTCTCAGCAAAGAGTCTGATCTCGGGGCTCAAGCTCCAGAAAATGCAGAAAGAGACATCCAGCGGGTCAAAGAAACCAGCGAGTTTGTGAACCTGTACCCTTTCCAGGATCCGTTGTCGCCGAACCAGCTGAGCCCCAAGGTCCAACTTCTATTCAATAAATTGGCAGACCAGTTTGCGGAATCAGCACATACGAAATGCATTGTCTTCACGACTCAGCGCAGTACTGCTAGAACACTCATGCAGCTTTGCCAGAAACTGGAAATCCCAAACATTCGTCCAGGTATACTCGTCGGGGTCCGAAAAGGCGATATACTAGCGATGAGAGCCACCTTCCGCAATCAATTCATGGCCTTGCTCAAGTTTCGCCAGGGTGAACTTAATTGCTTG TTTGCAACTTCTGTGGCCGAAGAAGGCCTCGATATCCCAGACTGCAATCTTGTTGTCAG GTTTGACCTTTACAACACGCTTATTCAGTACGTTCAGAGTCGCGGGCGTGCAAGACATGCCGACTCGACT TACGCAATCatgatggagagagaaaatgaGGACCACAGATTACAGCTACAAGAGGCTCACAGGGCGGAG CTTCTCATGAAGAATTTTTGCGAGACTCTTCCTGAGGACCGCTTGTTGCACGGATACGACCATGATCTCAAATCTGTCATACAAGATGAAATGCAAAGGACCTACACTATTCCCTCTACCATGGCGAAGTTGACATACCGTCATGCTGTTCACATTCTTGATCGTTACGCCACTTCGCTG CAATGGGAAAACGACATTTCTGCCCAGGTCAGCTATTACGTCCGATCAGTGGACAACAAATTCGCTTGTGAAGTCATTCTTCCCGAGAAGTCACCAATCCGTGGATTGGTTGGGGAACCAGCCTCCAGAAAATCAACAGCTAAGCAGGCAGCTGCATTTGACGCCTGCTTATTGCTTCGGAGAAACAACCTTCTGGACGATCATTTCAGGTCCATCTACCATAGACGTCTTCCTGCAATGCGCAATGCTCGCTTGGCCATCACATCGAAGAAGACGAACCAGTACGATAGGATCTGCAAGCCATCTATTTGGGCAGAGCAGATAGGATCTGTCGAGAGTTTGCTCTATGCGACGGTGATTACCTTCGATCCATCAGAGCCTCTGGCACGAAGTCATGGAGAGATCATACTCTTGACCCGAAAGCGGCTTCCCGTCTTTCCCACATTTCCTGTCTATCTGGACAACGACATCGAGACTGTCATACGCACCACATGCGTGAAATCTGCTTTCTCAGTTACATTACCGGAATTGGAATGCTTGACTGCCTTCACGCTCTCTGTTTTCCATGATTTGTTCCACAAGACATATGAGCGTGAAATCGAGAAATTGCCGTATTGGATTGCACCAGTGAAGGGCAACGTTAGGGCGAAAGACATTTCCAGCCTGCCTGGAGTCATTGACTGGGACGCAATTAAAGATGTTCAGGAACACCAAGAGTGGCACTGGTCGGCCGATATGAGCCCGGAATCTTTGTTAGATCGGTTCTTTTATGATTACTGGGATGGGAGATGCCGATACTTCCCAGTTGCTGTCGACCATGATTTGCGCCCAGCTGAccctcctccatccaatGTGCCCCGCAGGAGCAACATGAAGGATATCTTGAACTATAGCAGCAGCTTATCCAAGGCTAGCCGGGCTAAATTTCTGGAGGGGTGTGACTGGAGTCAGCCAGTTTTGCAGGCGGAAAAAGTTGGTCTTCGTAGAAACTTTCTTGACAAGAGAACAGAGGccgaaaagaaagagactAGATGTTGTATCTGTCCACAGCCGCTCATGCTTTCGGCG ATTCCGTTGCCAATTGTGGCTTCTTGCTTCGCATTCCCAGCAATAATTAGCAGATTGGAGTCTTATCTGGTTGTTCTTGAAGGCTGCCAAAAATTGGGTCTTGAGATCAGTCTTGAGCTAGCACTTGAGGCTTTCACCAAAGACTCCGACAGCAATGAGGAGCACAGAGACCAGCAGATTCACGTCGAACGAGGCATGGGGAAGAACTATGAGCGCCTAGAGTTGTTGGGTGATAGTTTTCTCAAGATGGCCACGTCAATCTCGCTCTTTTGTCAGAAccccgaggacgatgagTATGACTATCACGTCAATCGGATGTGTCTGATCTGCAACCAGAATCTCTTTGAAACTGCGACCAAGTTGCAGGTGTTTAAATACATCCGTAGCCAAAGTTTCTCCCG GAATACATGGTACCCGCCAGgcctgcagcttctccgagGGCGGAGCTATGAGAAAAGTTTCAAGTCTGAGTCCCACCACGCTCTGGCAAACAAGACGATTGCAGATGTATGTGAGGCATTGATTGGAGCTGCTATGCTCTCCGGTGGCGGCAAGCACCGCTTTGACGAGGCTGTCAAGGCCGTGGGCATCTTTGTTTGTGATGAAACATACAAATCAACCTCGTGGGAAGACTATCGCGGTCTATACACTCCCCCAGCGTACCAGACCAAGCCCGCAGACGGATTCGAAGTCAACATTGCCAGCCAGATCTTCGACAAGGTGGGGTACAAGTTCAAATATCCTCGTCTCTTGCGTTCTGCTTTCACCCACCCATCATACCCCCAGGCGTGGGCCAAGGTTCCTTGCTATCAGCGGCTCGAGTTTCTGGGGGACGCACTTCTGGAGCTGGTGTGCATTGAGAACTTGTTCTGTCGTTTCTCGAACAAGGATGAACAGTGGCTGACGGAGCACAAG ATGGCCATGGTCTCGAACAAGTTTCTGGGCACCTTGGCAGTGAGGTTGGGATTCCACAGGCATCTTCAACATTTCAGCAATCCCATCCAGTCTCAAATCACTCATtttgctgaagaagctgaaaCGGCGGAGAGTGAGAGTGAGGGTGCGGTGGATTACTGGCTTGGAATCAAAGACCCCCCCAAG TGTCTCCCCGACATGGTCGAGGCCTATCTGGGGTCTATCTTCGTTGATTCCGGCTTCGACTACACCGTCATCGAAACATTCTTCCAGGCTCACATCATGCCCTATTTCCGGGACATGGGGATCTACGACACGTATGCCAATAACCATCCAACG ACGCATCTCGTCTATCAGCTGGACAAGAACTACCGGTGCATAGACTACTCTATCAAGGCTGGTGAGCTGCCCACTGTTGACAGGGAACCCGCGAGAATGCTGGGGGCGGTGATCGTGCATGGTGAGTCTTTGGGAACGCATGTGGCTTCGTCCGGCGGGACGGCCAGAACCCGTGCGTGTGCAAAGGCCCTGGAGGCGCTGAAGGGAGTGACAGTGGAGCAATTCCGCACTCGATACCACTGCGACTGCCGGAGCGAGGAACAAGCAAAGCAAGTGCAGTAG
- a CDS encoding uncharacterized protein (ID:PFLUO_005175-T1.cds;~source:funannotate), producing MEEPQSLRALFATAKDNKTALASRGDTNTDTFRDDVNSTIAKFRECQRQVGILSLFSSNESLDDVSTGDIPYLTLDYHLAELMQRAPSSDRELVLRNTLEQYENFLSRVAEYGLLPGGDKKLFDQYLANPPSFTLAPVNDAAARRDIKVTRFREEKELKQKLEYLSRNEARLQSDDDDTRRLYLAEVQLYTHQTFQALDLLVQELSILAAMRHAPPPTVPGDNDARERSNLGGENFSDRLDPSVSQLLRGGRGGPLLNTKGRPMQPFTLLDKRSQLQQGVFRSGHNLPTMTIDEYLEEEHRRGNFIEGGGEQSGIIPEVDEDDLDKADEETMKAREWDEFKEANPRGAGNTLNRG from the exons ATGGAAGAACCCCAGAGCCTACGGGCGCTGTTTGCCACTGCCAAAGACAATAAAACAGCTCTGGCATCGCGCGGTgacaccaacaccgacacGTTTCGCGACGACGTCAACTCCACTATCGCCAAGTTCCGAGAATGCCAGCGCCAGGTTGGCATTCTCTCATTGTTCAGTTCCAACGAGTCTCTGGATGATGTCTCTACGGGTGATATTCC GTATCTGACGCTAGACTACCACCTGGCCGAACTGATGCAGCGGGCGCCCAGCTCAGACCGCGAATTGGTCCTTCGAAATACACTAGAACAATACGAGAACTTCCTCTCCCGTGTGGCCGAGTACGGACTCCTGCCGGGTGGGGATAAGAAGCTCTTCGACCAGTACCTGGCCAACCCACCGTCATTCACATTGGCTCCGGTGAATGATGCGGCGGCACGGCGGGACATCAAAGTGACGCGATTcagagaggagaaggaactgAAACAGAAACTCGAG TACCTTTCTCGGAACGAAGCTCGACTCCAGAGTGACGACGACGATACCCGGAGACTCTATTTGGCCGAAGTCCAACTCTATACACATCAAACCTTCCAAGCCCTGGATCTCCTGGTGCAAGAATTGTCGATCCTCGCCGCCATGCGCCATGCGCCACCACCCACCGTACCGGGGGACAACGACGCAAGAGAGCGGAGCAATTTGGGAGGAGAGAATTTCTCCGATCGGTTAGACCCGTCTGTGTCACAACTACtgagaggagggagaggaggcCCATTGTTGAACACGAAAGGAAGGCCGATGCAACCGTTCACCTTGCTCGACAAGCGCTCGCAGCTGCAGCAAGGAGTGTTTCGGTCCGGTCATAACCTCCCGACGATGACAATTGATGAATACCTGGAGGAGGAACACCGACGCGGGAATTTTAtcgagggaggaggagagcaGTCGGGGATTATAcccgaggtggacgaggatgacctggacaaggccgacgaggaaaCGATGAAGGCACGGGAGTGGGATGAGTTCAAGGAAGCCAATCCACGAGGAGCTGGAAATACATTAAATCGGGGTTGA
- a CDS encoding uncharacterized protein (ID:PFLUO_005176-T1.cds;~source:funannotate), whose product MAAPPTTSFTIGTRASKLALVQTDAVKAALKAACPDYDFRVFSKETAGDLSMIALREFTSKNLWTEELEELMMAGQVDFIVHSLKDVPTNLPPSCTLGPMMPREDSRDVLVVKQGLPYKSLSDIPAGSVVGTSSIRRTAQLARSYPHLKVQDVRGNINTRLAKLDADDSPYTCIILAAAGLLRIDLGDRITQYLDSKNSGMLYAVGQGALGIEIRKDDHALQELLAKIEDRDTTLACLAERSLLRTLEGGCSAPLGVETEWEQTPEGSRRLRMRAIVVSVDGKESAEIELAGEVDSPDAAEAHGVAVAQALVDEGAGKILEDIQQNKVAKEALAV is encoded by the exons ATGGCCGCaccccccaccacctccttcaccatTGGCACCCGCGCGTCCAAGCTGGCCCTGGTCCAGACGGACGCGGTGAAAGCTGCCCTCAAGGCGGCCTGCCCCGACTATGACTTCCGCGTGTTTTCCAAGGAGACCGCCGGCGACCTGAGCATGATTGCGCTGCGCGAGTTCACCTCCAAGAACCTGTGGACCGAGGAATTGGAGGAATTGATGATGGCCGGCCAGGTCGATTTCATCGTGCATTCATTGAAAG ATGTCCCCACcaacctccctccctcctgcACCCTCGGCCCGATGATGCCACGCGAAGACAGCAGAGATGTTCTCGTGGTCAAGCAAGGGTTACCCTACAAGAGTCTCTCGGACATCCCCGCCGGCTCTGTGGTCGGCACCTCGTCCATCCGGCGCACAGCGCAATTGGCGCGCAGTTACCCCCATCTGAAGGTGCAAGATGTCCGCGGCAATATCAATACTCGTCTCGCCAAGTTGGATGCAGATGATAGTCCCTACACCTGCATCATTCTGGCGGCGGCCGGTCTGCTGCGCATTGATTTGGGGGATCGCATCACGCAGTACCTGGATTCGAAGAACAGCGGCATGCTCTACGCCGTTGGGCAGGGTGCTCTTGGGATCGAGATCCGCAAGGACGACCATGCGTTGCAAGAGCTGCTGGCGAAAATTGAGGATCGGGATACGACGCTTGCGTGTTTGGCGGAGCGCAGTCTGCTGCGCACCCTGGAGGGTGGCTGCAGTGCTCCGCTGGGAGTTGAGACGGAGTGGGAGCAGACCCCTGAAGGGTCTCGAcggttgaggatgagggcgatCGTGGTCAGTGTGGACGGCAAGGAATCTGCCGAGATCGAGTTGGCTGGCGAGGTCGATTCGCCCGACGCTGCCGAGGCTCACGGCGTTGCTGTCGCCCAGGCTTTGGTGGATGAGGGCGCCGGTAAGATTCTTGAAGACATTCAGCAGAACAAAGTGGCCAAAGAGGCCTTGGCTGTTTAA
- a CDS encoding uncharacterized protein (ID:PFLUO_005177-T1.cds;~source:funannotate), translating to MGSNNGRATKLPLVPLAKGSVLLPGVTLRIPVSNRPDLANLLSSLVDRPKRDGSSITFGCIPLSSPFLSRDGQQLLEGSDADETRREEWDSIDAGQARKDDLFGHGTIGKVIGVQRRAYAEPFLLVQGAQRFTVKRILKDRPYFEAEVLPHDEIAPAHGDPEVTELFQQLRQLSRELLTLLRLSSLLSAASSRLSPLVARKFELYISKTELSQAGRLADFMTDVSDASFEEKLRILASFNVKERLERVVEILTRQAQHIKSSVKVTAISSTSFPQNTDIGQIDPRERELLARRAVSGLSGFAPPGTSGSRGGDNEEKEPNEVDELQQKLEEAQLSPEARKVADKEMKRLRKMNPANAEYGVCRTYLENLVEIPWMKVTEDQLGPDTLKRARKQLDDDHYGLERIKKRLLEYLAVLRLKQSTNQDVERQIDGLTKDLDASTAGDVEKDVPMMSENDRVALETKLEVLKSKRMTDKSPILLLTGPPGTGKTSLARSVAASLGRKFHRISLGGVRDEAEIRGHRRTYVAAMPGLIVNGLKKVGVANPVFLLDEIDKVGGSNFQGDPSAAMLEVLDPEQNNSFTDHYINIPIDLSKVLFIATANSLDTIPAPLLDRMETISLSGYTTVEKRHIAKQHLIPKQIQANGLSAGQVDLSDEVIDKTITSYTRESGVRNLERELGSICRHKAVQFADAGDADRLGDYNPAVTVDDLEDILGIERFEEEIAEKHGRPGVVTGLVAYSTGGQGSILFIEVADMPGNGRVQLTGKLGDVLKESVEVALTWVKAHSFELGLTHDPNEDIMKSRSLHVHCPSGAIPKDGPSAGLAHTVALISLFSNKPVPPQIAMTGEVSLRGRVMPVGGIKEKLIGALRAGVKTVLLPQHNRKDVKDIPQEVKDGLEIIYVQHIWEALRQIWPDAHWPGQHINFVESRL from the exons atggGGTCCAACAACGGCCGAGCCACCAAGCTCCCTCTCGTCCCGCTGGCTAAGGGCTCTGTCCTGCTGCCCGGCGTGACTCTGCGCATCCCTGTCTCCAACCGCCCCGACCTCGCCAATCTTCTGTCATCGCTGGTCGACCGGCCCAAGCGCGATGGCAGTTCCATCACCTTCGGCTGCATCCCGCTGAGCTCGCCGTTCCTGAGCCGGGATGGCCAGCAACTGCTGGAGGGCAGCGACGCGGACGAGACTCGGCGAGAGGAATGGGATTCAATCGATGCGGGCCAGGCGAGAAAGGACGATCTCTTCGGCCACGGGACCATCGGTAAAGTGATCGGGGTTCAGCGCCGCGCTTATGCCGAGCCgttcctcctcgtccagggcGCGCAGCGGTTTACGGTCAAGCGAATTCTGAAAGATCGGCCATACTTTGAGGCTGAAGTGCTTCCCCATGATGAGATTG CCCCTGCACATGGCGATCCGGAAGTGACCGAACTGTTCCAACAGCTGAGACAGCTCTCTCGAGAACTTCTGACTCTGTTGCGTCTATCCTCACTTTTATCGGCCGCCTCGAGCCGGTTGTCTCCACTCGTGGCGCGCAAGTTCGAACTGTATATTTCCAAGACTGAATTGTCACAGGCTGGTAGATTGGCCGATTTTATGACCGATGTGTCTGATGCAAGCTTTGAAGAGAAACTACGGATCTTGGCCTCGTTCAATGTTAAAGAGCGGCTGGAGAGGGTCGTCGAGATCTTGACCAGGCAAGCGCAGCACATTAAGAGCAGCGTCAAGGTCACAGCCATTAGCAGCACCTCCTTCCCTCAGAATACCGATATTGGCCAGATTGACCCACGCGAGCGTGAACTGCTAGCAAGACGTGCCGTGTCGGGCCTCTCTGGTTTCGCACCCCCTGGAACTTCAGGCTCACGTGGTGGCGATaacgaagagaaggagcCGAACGAGGTGGACGAACTCCagcagaagctcgaggaagCCCAGCTCAGCCCCGAGGCTCGCAAGGTTGCGGATAAGGAAATGAAGCGTTTGCGCAAGATGAACCCGGCCAACGCCGAATACGGAGTCTGCCGCACGTACCTGGAGAACTTGGTAGAGATTCCATGGATGAAGGTGACAGAGGACCAACTGGGACCGGACACGCTTAAGAGAGCCCGCAAGCAGCTCGATGATGACCACTACGGACTGGAGCGGATCAAGAAGAGGCTGCTGGAGTACCTTGCCGTACTGCGTCTGAAGCAGTCGACCAACCAGGACGTCGAGCGCCAAATTGATGGACTGACGAAGGACTTGGACGCCTCCACGGCCGGCGACGTTGAGAAGGATGTCCCTATGATGTCGGAAAATGACCGTGTTGCTCTGGAGACAAAACTCGAGGTCTTAAAGTCCAAGCGCATGACTGACAAGTCTCCTATCTTGCTCCTGACCGGTCCGCCTGGCACTGGTAAAACCAGCTTGGCGCGGTCTGTGGCTGCGTCGCTGGGCCGTAAGTTCCACCGCATCTCGCTCGGTGGTGTTCGCGATGAGGCGGAAATCCGGGGTCACCGACGGACCTATGTTGCGGCCATGCCAGGCCTGATCGTTAACGGCCTGAAGAAAGTTGGCGTGGCCAACCCCGTGTTCCTACTGGATGAGATCGACAAGGTCGGCGGTTCCAACTTCCAGGGCGACCCGTCTGCCGCCATGCTGGAGGTTTTGGATCCGGAGCAGAACAACTCTTTCACAGATCATTACATTAACATTCCGATCGATCTGAGCAAGGTGCTTTTTATCGCTACTGCCAACTCCCTGGACACGATTCCGGCGCCCTTGCTTGATCGCATGGAAAccatctccctctccggCTATACGACTGTTGAGAAGAGGCACATTGCTAAACAGCACCTCATCCCTAAGCAGATTCAAGCCAACGGTCTCTCCGCCGGGCAGGTCGATCTTTCGGACGAGGTAATCGACAAGACAATCACCTCCTACACTCGCGAATCCGGTGTCCGCAACCTGGAGCGTGAGCTCGGCTCGATCTGCCGCCACAAGGCAGTCCAATTTGCCGATGCCGGGGACGCTGATCGCCTAGGAGATTATAATCCCGCCGTGACCgtcgacgatctggaagacATCTTGGGCATCGAGCGCTTTGAAGAAGAGATTGCCGAGAAGCACGGCCGTCCTGGCGTGGTGACGGGTCTCGTCGCATACTCGACCGGCGGCCAGGGTAGTATCCTGTTCATCGAGGTAGCCGACATGCCCGGCAATGGACGCGTGCAGCTGACCGGCAAGCTGGGCGACGTGCTGAAGGAATCTGTCGAGGTGGCCCTCACCTGGGTCAAGGCTCACTCCTTCGAGCTGGGCCTCACCCACGACCCCAACGAGGACATCATGAAGAGCCGCAGCTTGCACGTCCACTGCCCCTCCGGCGCGATCCCCAAAGACGGCCCCTCAGCTGGCCTCGCCCACACCGTTGCATTGATCTCCTTGTTCAGCAATAAGCCCGTGCCGCCCCAGATTGCCATGACGGGCGAAGTCTCGCTGCGTGGCCGCGTCATGCCCGTCGGCGGTATCAAGGAGAAACTGATCGGTGCCTTGCGCGCTGGCGTCAAGACTGTGCTTCTCCCACAGCACAACCGCAAGGATGTCAAGGATATCCCGCAGGAAGTCAAGGACGGGCTGGAGATTATCTACGTGCA GCACATTTGGGAAGCACTCCGCCAGATCTGGCCCGATGCTCACTGGCCAGGCCAGCATATAAACTTTGTGGAGAGTCGGCTATAG